The DNA region AACTTGATTAAGTAgacacaaaatacaaaaataagcatGACGATGATAAACAGTAACGTGTCAGGATGATCCATTGTATCTGAGATTAAATTCTATGACTTATCACTGTCATACTTCAGAAGTATTTCTTTAGTCAATATTAGATACTGTAATAAAGACTGTGATTTAGCACCAGCATGTCATTGCAGGCTTTGGTTCAGGCTTCAGGGTAATTCCGTTATCAGGGGGTTGACTAAGCATTAATGGTTTGTGGCTCTTAAGCTTATGAGCCAAGGTCATAAATATGGCTTCCACATGGTCATTATCATTGGGGTTTTTAGCAGAGGTTTCAAACAAAGGCATACTGTGTGTGTCAGCAAATTTTTGTGCCAAGTCTGTGGGTACCTGGATGGCACTTCTCAAGTCACATTTATTTCCAACAAGAATCCGTGGTATATCGGTGGCTAGCAAGTGCTGTTTGCATTCTTCTATCCAAGACGGCAGGCTGTGAAAACTCGCCATGTTGGTCATATCATACACGAAGACAACAGCATGCACGTTTCTATAGTAGTGCTGGACCATACTTTTTCTGAATCGTTCTTGTCCCGCTGTGTCCCATAACTGGATCTGAAAgtggaaaaaaggagagaaaaactgaaaattccATCCAGTCATACATATAGAAAACTTTCACTACCTTTGCACGGTCCTCTGTACTTCTTCACTTATACTAC from Cervus canadensis isolate Bull #8, Minnesota chromosome 1, ASM1932006v1, whole genome shotgun sequence includes:
- the RAB33B gene encoding ras-related protein Rab-33B, with the protein product MASDIESSLEASFSSSGAVSGGSGFLPPARSRIFKIIVIGDSNVGKTCLTYRFCAGRFPDRTEATIGVDFRERAVEIDGERIKIQLWDTAGQERFRKSMVQHYYRNVHAVVFVYDMTNMASFHSLPSWIEECKQHLLATDIPRILVGNKCDLRSAIQVPTDLAQKFADTHSMPLFETSAKNPNDNDHVEAIFMTLAHKLKSHKPLMLSQPPDNGITLKPEPKPAMTCWC